The stretch of DNA GCCACGGTGAGGTCGTCGCGCTCATGGGCCGCAACGGGTCGGGCAAGAGCTCGCTGCTCTGGGCCGTGCAGGGCACGGGCGCGCGGGCCGCGGGCGTCGTCGACGTCGACGGGGTGGACCCGGGCGACGTGCGCCCGGCCGAGGCGCGGATGCTGGTCGGCCTGGTCCCGCAGACCTCCTCCGACCTGCTGTACCTCGAGACCGTCGACCGCGAGTGCGCCGCCGCCGACGACCAGTCCGTCGTCGACCCGGGGACCTGCCGCGCGCTGCTCGACCGTCTCGCGCCGGGCATCCCCGGCGACCGTCATCCGCGCGACCTCTCGGAGGGGCAGAAGCTGGCCCTCGTCCTGGCGATCGTCCTCACGGCCCACCCCGCGGTGGTCGTGCTGGACGAGCCGACCCGCGGCCTCGACTACCCGGGCAAGGCGGCCCTCGCGGCGATCCTGCGCGACCTCGCCGCCGAGGGTCGCGGGATCGTCGTGTCCAGCCACGACGTGGAGTTCGTCGCCACCGTGGCCGACACCGTCGCGGTGATGGCCGAGGGCGAGATCGTCTCCACGGGGCCGGTCCGCACGGTGCTGGCGGAGTCGCCCGCCTTCGCGCCCCAGGTGTCGAAGGTGCTCGGTCACGACTGGCTCACCGTCGACGAGGTGTCGGCCGCGCTGCCCACGGAGGTGGTCCGGTGAGCGGCCTGCGATCCGCCGAGGCCGTCCCGGTCACCCTGCGGTCCGCGCTCGTGCTCGGCGCCGCCAGCGTCGCGGGGCTGCTCATGCTGCTGTGGCCGCTGATCTTCGCGCCCGCGCCGGACCAGACCCGTGTGGACCAGCCCTTCATCTTCATGGTGCTGATGCCCGTGGTCGTCCTGGTGGTGATCGCGGAGCTGTCCGAGGGCGGCCTGGACTCCAAGGCGCTCGCGATGCTGGGGGTGCTGAGCGCGATCAACGCCGCCGTGCGGCCCCTCGGCGCGGGCGTGGCCGGCGTCGAGCCGATCTTCTTCCTGCTGATCCTCGGCGGTCGGGTCTTCGGGCCGGGCTTCGGCTTCGTGCTCGGGTGCACGAGCCTGTTCGCGTCGGCGCTGCTCACCTCCGGCGTGGGGCCGTGGCTGCCGTTCCAGATGCTGTGCGCGGCGTGGGTCGGCATGGGCGCCGGTTTGCTGCCGCGGCGGTTCACCGGGCGGTCGGAGATCGCCGTGCTCGCGGTCTACACGGTGATCGCGGCGTTCGCCTACGGGCTGCTGATGAACCTGTCGTCCTGGCCGTTCACCCTCGGCATCGCGATCCCCGGCGCGGAGGACTCGCTGGCCATGGTGCCGGGCGACCCCGTGCTGGAGAACCTGCAGCGCTTCCTCGTCTTCACCCTGCTCACCTCGTTCTGGGGCTGGGACCTCGGCCGCGCGATCACGAACTGCGTGTTGGTGCTCGTGCTCGGGCCGGCCGTCCTGGCCACGTTGAGGCGCGCCGCCCGGCGCGCCCGGTACCTCTCCAAGGAGTCCACATGAAGAGCCTGCTCGCCCGCCTCGCCGCGGTGACCCTGCTGTCGGCGAGCGTCGTCGCGCTGCCGACGACGGCCACCGCCGAGGAGTCCTGCGAGGCGGCCGGCGACGTCCCGATCGTGCTGGAGTTCGGCTCGCTCGACGGCGAGGACCGGGTCGTGTGCGCCCAGGACGCCGTGGGCACGACCGGCCTCGAGGCCCTCAACGCCGCCGGCGTCGAGACCGCGGAGACGAGCGGTGCGATGCCGATGGTGTGCCGCATCGACGGACTGCCGGCACCGGAGCAGGAGAAGTGCGGCAACGCGCTGAACGGCCCGGGCTACTGGGCGTTCCTGGTGGCCCAGGAGGGCCAGGACTGGGGCTACGCCTCGGTGGGCCTGCAGGAGTACGAGCTCGTCCCGGGCGACTTCATCGCGCTCAGGTACCACCTGATGGCCGACGGCGAGAACGTCCCGGTCGACGCCGCCGCCGACGCCTCCACGCGTGCCGATGCCGAGGTCGCGGACCACGAGAACCACGGCGACCAGGCCGTGACCGACGATGAGTCGTCCTCCCTCGCCACGGTCGCGCTGCCCATCGCGATCGTCGCCGCCCTGCTGGTGGCCGTGGCCGCCTTCGTCGTCGCGCGCCGCCGCCGCGACTGACCCCCGGTCACTCGCCCACCGGAACCGCGAGTGGCGCAGAATCGCCCGCCACTCGCCGAGTGGCGGGCGTTCTTGCGCCCCTCGTGACCCCGGTTTGCGCCACTCGGCGTCAGTCGGCGGCGGCCAGCAACTCGGCGCTGGCCTGCTCGATCGCCTCGGGCGAGAGCACGTGCGCGATCGCCATGGCCGCGGCGCCCAGGACGCCGGACTGCTCGCCGCTGACCGACGGCACGATGCGCAGGTGCTCGGTGGCCAGCGGAAGCGAGCGCCGGTAGACCTCCTCGCGGATGCCGGCCAGCAGGTGCTCGCCGGCCTCGGCGAGGGCGCCGCCGATCACCACCACCGACGGGTTGATGAAGTTCACGATCATCGCCAGCACGTCGCCGATGTCGCGGCCCGCCTGGCGCACCGCCTGGATCGCGGCCAGGTCGCCGGAGCGGACGAGGTCGACGACGTGGGTCGCCGTGGTCACCCCGGGCCGGTCCAGCACCCGCGCGATCGCGGGCCCGGCGGCCAGCGCCTCGAGGCAGCCGACGTTGCCACACCGGCACAGCACGTCGCTGCCGCGGGAGACGCGGATGTGCCCGATGTCCCCGGCGGTGCCCTGCCCGCCGCGCTGGAGCTCGCCGCCGGCGATGATGCCCGCGCCGATGCCCGTGGCCGCCTTGATGAGGATCAGGTCGTCCTCGTCGGGGAACTGGGTGTCCTGCTCGCCCAGCGCCATGATGTTCACGTCGTTGTCGATGAGCACGGGCACGTCGAACGAGCGCCGGACGAACTGCGGCACGTCGAACCGGTCCCACCCGGGCATGATCGGCGGGTTGATCGCGCGACCGGTCGAGTGCTCCACGGGGCCGGGCAGGCCGATGCCGATGCCGGCGAGGTCCGTGCGGGGGCGGCCGGTCTGAAGCATCAGGCGGTCGACGGTCGCGGTCACCCAACGCAGGACGGGCACGGGGCCGTCGGCGATGTCCAGGTCCTCGCGGTCCTGCGCCAGCACGGCACCGGAGAGGTCGACGATCGCGGCGCGGGCGTGCCGGGCGCCGAGGTCGATCGCGGCCACCACGCGCGCCCCGGTGTTGACCGCGAGCAGCGACGGCGGACGGCCGCCCGTGGAGCTGCGGCCCCCGTACGGCGCGATCAGCCCGAGCTTCAGAAGGAGGTCCACGCGTGAGGCCACGGTGGAGCGCGCCAGACCACTCGACGCCGCCAGCTCGGCGCGGGTCATGGGCCGACCCTCGCGCTGGAGCAGTGCGAACACGTCGCTGGTCTTCACGGTGCTGATTCAACCATTCAGCCTTTTGAACGTCCAGCCGACAACTTTTACCGAATACTCGACAGAAGTGGAGATCTGTGTCACAGTGCTTGCGTGAACGAGGCTGACCCGAACGTGCGCGAGAACGCGCCGGTGCTGCGCGTCCGCGCCGTGACGAAGGCCTTCGTCGGCAACCAGGTCCTCCACGGTGTGGACCTGGATCTGGTCGCCGGACAGGTGCTCGGACTCGTGGGCGAGAACGGCGCCGGGAAGTCGACGCTGATGAAGATCCTCGCCGGCGTGCACCCGGCCGACTCCGGCTCCATCGAGCTCGACGGCGAGGCGGTGACCTTCGGCCACCCCGTCGAGGCGCAGCGCGCCGGGCTCGCCACGGTCTTCCAGGAGTTCAACCTGCTGCCCGAGCGGACGATCGCCGAGAACATCCACCTCGGTCGCGAACCCCGCGGTCGCGGTGGCCTCGTCGACACGCGCCGCATGGAGCAGGAGACCACCGCACTGCTGACCGGGCTGGGCATCGAGGGCCTGCGTGCGTCGCGCCGGGTCCGCTCGCTCTCGGTCGCCGAGCAGCAGATCGTCGAGATCGCCAAGGCCGTCAGCTTCGACGCCCGCGTCATCCAGATGGACGAGCCGACCGCCGCGCTGGCCGACCACGAGGTCGAGCTGCTCTACGGGATCGTCCGCCGGCTGACCTCGCGCGGTGTCGCCATCGTCTACGTCTCCCACCGCCTGCGCGAGGTGCTGGACCTGTGCGACACGGTGACCGTGCTGAAGGACGGCCGCCAGGTCGACACGCGCCCGGCCTCCGAGCTGGACGAGGCCACGCTGGTGCGCCTCATGGTGGGCCGGCCGATGGACTCGTTCATCCCCGACCCGACCCCCGGCACCACGGTGGGCGAGCCGCGACTGCAGCTGCGCGGCGCCGGCAACGGCTACGTCGACGACATCGACCTGACGCTGCACGCCGGCGAGATCGTCGGCATCGCGGGCCTGCAGGGCTCCGGCCGCACCGAGCTGCTCGAGGGGATCTTCGGGATCGAGCCGTTCACCCGCGGCGAGCTCACCGTCGACGGCGCGGCGACCCCGATCGGCTCCCCGCGCCGCGCCATCCGCTCCGGTCTGGCGCTCGTGACCGAGGACCGCAAGGCCACCGGCCTGTCCCTGCAGCAGTCCCTGCTCGACAACGCGCTCGGCGTGGTCCGCGCCGTCTTCCCGCGCCGCACCGAG from Aeromicrobium phoceense encodes:
- a CDS encoding ECF transporter S component, which encodes MSGLRSAEAVPVTLRSALVLGAASVAGLLMLLWPLIFAPAPDQTRVDQPFIFMVLMPVVVLVVIAELSEGGLDSKALAMLGVLSAINAAVRPLGAGVAGVEPIFFLLILGGRVFGPGFGFVLGCTSLFASALLTSGVGPWLPFQMLCAAWVGMGAGLLPRRFTGRSEIAVLAVYTVIAAFAYGLLMNLSSWPFTLGIAIPGAEDSLAMVPGDPVLENLQRFLVFTLLTSFWGWDLGRAITNCVLVLVLGPAVLATLRRAARRARYLSKEST
- a CDS encoding ROK family transcriptional regulator; this encodes MKTSDVFALLQREGRPMTRAELAASSGLARSTVASRVDLLLKLGLIAPYGGRSSTGGRPPSLLAVNTGARVVAAIDLGARHARAAIVDLSGAVLAQDREDLDIADGPVPVLRWVTATVDRLMLQTGRPRTDLAGIGIGLPGPVEHSTGRAINPPIMPGWDRFDVPQFVRRSFDVPVLIDNDVNIMALGEQDTQFPDEDDLILIKAATGIGAGIIAGGELQRGGQGTAGDIGHIRVSRGSDVLCRCGNVGCLEALAAGPAIARVLDRPGVTTATHVVDLVRSGDLAAIQAVRQAGRDIGDVLAMIVNFINPSVVVIGGALAEAGEHLLAGIREEVYRRSLPLATEHLRIVPSVSGEQSGVLGAAAMAIAHVLSPEAIEQASAELLAAAD
- a CDS encoding ATP-binding cassette domain-containing protein, whose translation is MNEADPNVRENAPVLRVRAVTKAFVGNQVLHGVDLDLVAGQVLGLVGENGAGKSTLMKILAGVHPADSGSIELDGEAVTFGHPVEAQRAGLATVFQEFNLLPERTIAENIHLGREPRGRGGLVDTRRMEQETTALLTGLGIEGLRASRRVRSLSVAEQQIVEIAKAVSFDARVIQMDEPTAALADHEVELLYGIVRRLTSRGVAIVYVSHRLREVLDLCDTVTVLKDGRQVDTRPASELDEATLVRLMVGRPMDSFIPDPTPGTTVGEPRLQLRGAGNGYVDDIDLTLHAGEIVGIAGLQGSGRTELLEGIFGIEPFTRGELTVDGAATPIGSPRRAIRSGLALVTEDRKATGLSLQQSLLDNALGVVRAVFPRRTEAARREVPGLFGSLSVSARSLSQEAQFLSGGNQQKVVLARWLVTDPRIVLLDEPTRGIDVGAKHAIYEVMRELAARGIAVLMVSSELPEVIGMSDRVLVMRDGRLAGELPGGSDEETILSLAAGLDEEIAS